A single window of Granulicella cerasi DNA harbors:
- a CDS encoding biliverdin-producing heme oxygenase: protein MDLQLLRTATMPEHQATEALMPVMKTDLTRVEYAQVLRCFAPIIAGWEAWAATHVPAEYAELIAARKRAPLLERDLAAFGEAMPAPHFVADASFSTPAGFLGAMYVVEGSTLGGQYIAKHVEPLLGIDAEHGTAYFRGYREETGARWKEFQAALLALPDDKAEEVIFAARRMFGLFREAILPLAPLASPAN, encoded by the coding sequence ATGGACCTCCAACTGTTGCGCACGGCGACGATGCCCGAACACCAAGCGACCGAAGCTCTGATGCCCGTGATGAAGACTGACCTGACGCGCGTGGAGTATGCGCAGGTGCTGCGCTGCTTTGCACCGATCATCGCGGGATGGGAAGCATGGGCCGCCACGCACGTTCCCGCGGAGTACGCGGAGTTGATCGCGGCTCGCAAGCGTGCGCCGCTGCTGGAGCGCGATCTCGCGGCGTTCGGCGAGGCCATGCCTGCGCCGCATTTCGTCGCCGATGCGAGCTTCAGTACGCCTGCCGGCTTCCTCGGGGCAATGTATGTGGTCGAAGGCTCTACGCTCGGCGGGCAGTACATTGCCAAGCATGTAGAGCCGCTGCTCGGAATCGATGCGGAGCATGGCACGGCATATTTTCGCGGCTACCGCGAAGAGACCGGAGCGCGCTGGAAGGAGTTTCAGGCGGCATTGCTGGCGCTGCCCGACGACAAAGCCGAAGAGGTCATCTTCGCTGCACGACGCATGTTTGGGCTCTTTCGTGAGGCTATACTTCCACTAGCACCGCTCGCGTCCCCTGCAAACTAG
- a CDS encoding endonuclease MutS2 codes for MSLSERGGAALQWELLRERVSSGARSPLGKARVLALEPSAEREWIAAQQTRTAEMRPLVTAGALFNFRGLIDPKNLLDKARIQGAALEAAELLDVLAHAERVAEWTQLVMSPPDAVRCKWPAIEALSAPLLEFDLGGLLRTLQGKIEPDGSLADDASPDLARIRREMARQHRAIEDTLRRALGRLSEDGSVQDALITVRGERFVIPVKVEARRKVQGVVHGSSSTGQTVFVEPLETIEANNELVRLLDEEQAEIHRILVMMTRAVATNAASLQLGAEVLAQVDAHQAVARFAEDFACVRPSFEGEFALEQARHPLLEMRLRESDGRITPLDIMLPAGPREMIISGPNTGGKTVALKTSGLLVLMAQAGMPVPAMRATLPLFTAVYADIGDAQSIEQNLSTFSAHVVNVDRISRVADDRSLVLLDELGSATDPEEGAALAVAVAKHFLARNTWTFITTHLTALKVYAAGEAGVFNAAVGFDEATLSPTYELRLGVPGASAGLNIAARLGMDPAIVEVARAQRTTQQADIARFLDELHNQLGLAAQERETLAETQRKLDNERSHLAVEGRAQMQAYAREMRRDLEKLIEEFEGQLRDTVKAIDDKTVAKKIARDAAVRIAGLKREFGERFQSTVAAKDPTPASAKKQDNKREPKAGDLVRLKSLNSEGRVARVIDAKTLEVNVGAMKMRVPMSDVLEVTPVRERPIDAVRRRGGGVHVQSSSSDSDYMTTEINVIGRTADEAEGEVDRFVEQAFLAGLPRVRVVHGVGMGILRRTLRDFLKNHPHVASITEPPYNEGGQGATVVELRN; via the coding sequence ATGAGCTTGTCTGAACGCGGCGGCGCGGCGCTGCAGTGGGAGTTGCTGCGCGAGCGCGTGAGCAGCGGTGCGCGTTCGCCGCTGGGCAAGGCGCGCGTGCTGGCGTTGGAGCCATCGGCGGAGCGTGAGTGGATTGCCGCGCAGCAGACGCGCACAGCGGAGATGCGTCCGTTGGTGACTGCAGGCGCGCTCTTCAATTTTCGCGGACTGATCGATCCGAAGAACCTGCTGGACAAGGCGCGCATTCAGGGCGCGGCGTTGGAAGCTGCGGAGTTGCTCGATGTGTTGGCGCACGCCGAGCGCGTGGCTGAGTGGACGCAGCTGGTGATGTCGCCGCCGGATGCGGTGCGCTGCAAGTGGCCTGCGATTGAAGCGTTGTCGGCTCCGCTGCTGGAGTTTGATCTTGGCGGATTGCTGCGCACGTTGCAGGGCAAGATTGAGCCGGATGGTTCGCTGGCTGATGATGCGTCGCCGGACCTCGCACGCATTCGTCGCGAGATGGCGCGGCAGCATCGTGCGATTGAGGACACGTTGCGCCGCGCGCTGGGGCGCTTGAGCGAAGACGGCAGCGTGCAGGATGCGCTGATCACCGTGCGCGGTGAGCGCTTTGTGATTCCTGTGAAGGTGGAAGCGCGGCGCAAAGTGCAGGGCGTCGTGCATGGCTCGAGCTCCACGGGGCAGACGGTGTTTGTGGAGCCGCTGGAGACGATTGAGGCCAACAACGAACTCGTGCGTTTGCTCGATGAAGAGCAGGCGGAGATTCATCGCATTCTCGTGATGATGACGCGCGCCGTGGCGACGAACGCTGCATCGTTGCAGCTTGGCGCCGAGGTGTTGGCGCAGGTGGACGCGCATCAAGCGGTGGCGCGTTTTGCCGAAGATTTCGCGTGCGTGCGGCCGAGCTTTGAAGGCGAGTTTGCGTTGGAGCAGGCGCGGCATCCTTTGCTGGAGATGCGTCTGCGCGAGAGCGATGGACGCATCACGCCGCTCGACATCATGCTGCCTGCGGGGCCGCGCGAGATGATCATCTCCGGCCCGAATACAGGCGGTAAAACGGTGGCACTGAAGACGAGTGGACTGCTCGTGCTGATGGCGCAGGCAGGTATGCCGGTGCCGGCGATGCGCGCGACGCTGCCGCTTTTCACCGCTGTTTACGCGGACATCGGCGATGCGCAGTCGATTGAGCAGAACCTCTCCACCTTCTCCGCGCATGTGGTGAATGTGGACCGCATCTCGCGCGTGGCGGATGATCGTTCGCTCGTGCTGCTGGATGAGCTTGGCTCGGCGACTGATCCGGAAGAGGGCGCGGCGCTTGCAGTTGCGGTGGCGAAGCACTTCCTCGCGCGCAACACGTGGACGTTCATCACCACGCACCTTACGGCGTTGAAAGTGTATGCCGCGGGTGAGGCTGGCGTGTTCAACGCAGCGGTGGGATTTGATGAAGCGACGCTCTCGCCAACGTACGAGCTGCGGCTTGGCGTGCCGGGTGCTTCGGCGGGTTTGAACATCGCCGCGCGTTTGGGCATGGACCCCGCGATTGTCGAGGTGGCGCGAGCGCAGCGTACGACGCAGCAGGCCGACATTGCGCGCTTTCTTGACGAGTTGCACAATCAGCTCGGCCTTGCCGCGCAGGAACGCGAGACGCTTGCGGAGACGCAGCGCAAGCTCGACAACGAGCGCTCGCACCTTGCGGTGGAAGGGCGCGCGCAGATGCAGGCGTATGCGCGCGAGATGCGCCGCGATCTCGAGAAGCTGATCGAGGAGTTTGAAGGTCAGCTTCGCGACACCGTGAAGGCGATTGACGACAAGACCGTCGCGAAGAAGATTGCGCGCGATGCGGCGGTGCGCATTGCGGGGCTGAAGCGCGAGTTTGGTGAGCGTTTTCAGTCGACCGTGGCGGCGAAGGACCCTACCCCTGCGAGTGCGAAGAAGCAGGACAACAAGCGCGAACCGAAGGCTGGCGATCTGGTGCGGTTGAAGTCGTTGAACAGCGAAGGCCGAGTGGCGCGTGTGATTGATGCGAAGACGCTCGAAGTGAACGTGGGCGCGATGAAGATGCGTGTGCCGATGAGCGATGTGCTTGAGGTGACGCCGGTGCGCGAGCGTCCGATCGATGCGGTGCGTCGTCGTGGCGGCGGCGTGCATGTGCAGAGCTCGTCGAGTGACTCGGACTACATGACGACGGAGATCAACGTGATCGGCCGCACGGCGGATGAGGCTGAAGGCGAGGTCGATCGGTTTGTGGAGCAGGCGTTCTTAGCGGGATTGCCGCGGGTGCGCGTGGTGCACGGCGTGGGTATGGGGATTTTGCGGCGCACGCTGCGGGACTTCCTCAAGAACCATCCGCATGTGGCGTCGATCACCGAGCCTCCTTATAACGAAGGCGGGCAGGGAGCGACTGTGGTGGAACTGCGGAACTAA
- the hemB gene encoding porphobilinogen synthase has product MSFPATRLRRLRSSAAMRSLVRETRLERSALIYPLFICEGEGVRREVSSMPGVFNLSIDEAVKEAEQCAELGLGGLLLFGIPSEKDEQASGAYANDGIVQRAIRAIKANRSTRELLLIADVCLCEYTANGHCGLIEQHHDHYEIANDASLPLIAKTAASLALAGADIVAPSDMMDGRVAAIRRALDEAGKPNTPIMSYASKFASAFYGPFREAADSAPQFGDRRSYQMDGANRREALREIAEDIEEGADMLLMKPAMPYLDIVREARDRFDLPMGAYQVSGEYAMLQAAFAKGWLERERTIVESLLAMRRAGADFIVTYFAKEAAPLL; this is encoded by the coding sequence ATGAGCTTTCCCGCCACACGCCTTCGTCGTCTGCGTTCTTCTGCCGCTATGCGCTCGCTCGTGCGCGAGACGCGGCTCGAACGCTCCGCGCTGATCTACCCGCTCTTCATCTGCGAGGGCGAAGGCGTGCGTCGCGAAGTCAGCTCCATGCCCGGCGTCTTCAACCTCTCCATCGACGAGGCCGTGAAGGAAGCCGAGCAGTGCGCTGAGCTCGGACTCGGCGGCCTGCTGCTCTTCGGCATCCCGAGCGAGAAGGACGAGCAAGCCTCCGGCGCCTACGCAAACGACGGCATCGTGCAGCGTGCGATTCGCGCCATCAAGGCCAACCGCTCCACGCGCGAACTGCTGTTGATCGCCGACGTTTGCCTCTGCGAGTACACCGCCAACGGCCACTGCGGCCTGATCGAGCAACACCACGACCACTACGAAATCGCCAACGACGCCTCGCTGCCGTTGATCGCAAAGACCGCCGCCTCACTCGCTCTCGCGGGCGCAGATATCGTCGCACCGAGCGACATGATGGACGGCCGCGTCGCCGCCATCCGCCGCGCGCTCGACGAAGCCGGCAAGCCGAACACGCCCATCATGAGCTACGCCAGCAAGTTCGCCTCTGCCTTCTACGGGCCCTTCCGCGAAGCCGCTGACTCCGCACCGCAGTTCGGTGATCGCCGCTCGTATCAGATGGATGGCGCCAACCGCCGCGAAGCCCTGCGCGAGATCGCCGAGGACATCGAAGAGGGCGCGGACATGCTGCTCATGAAGCCCGCCATGCCGTACCTCGACATCGTCCGCGAAGCCCGCGACCGATTCGATCTGCCGATGGGCGCCTACCAGGTCTCGGGTGAGTACGCGATGCTGCAAGCCGCCTTCGCCAAAGGCTGGCTTGAGCGCGAACGCACCATCGTCGAGTCGCTACTCGCCATGCGCCGCGCCGGCGCGGACTTCATCGTGACCTACTTCGCCAAGGAAGCGGCACCTCTGCTCTAG
- a CDS encoding Uma2 family endonuclease: MASAVLVSVQEYLRTTYRPDVDYIDGELKERNVGEQPHALIQGILYGMFRDQRKKWHVRPLPEQRVQITSSRYRIPDICVLRADDPKDDIITFAPLLCIEVLSADDRLREVQNRVEDYASIGVRDVWVVDPWKRIGYHASARGFEQPADGVLRVANTAIAVSLEELFREYDES, encoded by the coding sequence ATGGCATCTGCCGTTCTCGTCTCGGTACAGGAATATCTGAGGACCACCTACCGGCCCGACGTTGACTACATTGACGGCGAGTTGAAGGAGAGAAACGTAGGCGAGCAGCCGCACGCTTTGATTCAAGGCATTCTGTATGGAATGTTTCGCGATCAGCGCAAGAAGTGGCATGTTCGCCCTCTGCCTGAGCAGCGCGTGCAGATCACTTCGAGCCGTTATCGCATCCCGGATATTTGTGTTCTTCGCGCGGATGATCCCAAGGATGACATCATCACCTTCGCGCCGCTGCTTTGCATTGAAGTGCTGTCGGCGGATGATCGTCTGCGCGAAGTGCAGAATCGCGTTGAAGACTACGCGTCCATCGGCGTTCGCGACGTCTGGGTGGTCGATCCGTGGAAGCGGATTGGCTATCACGCATCAGCACGAGGCTTCGAGCAGCCTGCCGATGGAGTGCTGCGTGTGGCGAACACTGCAATCGCGGTGAGCCTGGAAGAGCTGTTCCGCGAATACGACGAAAGCTAA
- a CDS encoding type II toxin-antitoxin system PemK/MazF family toxin yields MKQGDIYVVDLDPTKGREQAGKRHVLVVSQKPFNDLTGHPVVAPITQGGSFAREAGFTVSLSGLGLKTQGVVLCHQLRVLDMKARAGKRVESLPEAILQEVIDRIVPIFEG; encoded by the coding sequence GTGAAACAGGGCGATATCTACGTCGTGGACCTGGACCCGACGAAGGGACGCGAGCAGGCAGGCAAGCGACATGTGCTGGTGGTATCGCAGAAGCCGTTCAATGATCTGACGGGGCATCCTGTGGTAGCGCCGATCACGCAAGGCGGAAGCTTCGCGCGTGAGGCTGGGTTTACGGTTTCGCTGAGTGGGCTTGGTTTGAAGACGCAGGGTGTCGTGCTGTGTCACCAGCTTCGCGTGCTCGACATGAAGGCGCGTGCTGGCAAACGAGTCGAGTCATTGCCGGAGGCGATTCTGCAGGAAGTGATTGATCGCATCGTGCCGATCTTTGAGGGGTGA
- a CDS encoding AbrB/MazE/SpoVT family DNA-binding domain-containing protein has translation MLTANLRKVGGSVMVAIPPALMELAELKANMDVTLTVKGDAIVIRKTPRRYSLAELVKQGDRKAKRGSREWVDAPAVGKELL, from the coding sequence ATGCTGACGGCGAACCTGAGAAAAGTGGGTGGATCGGTGATGGTGGCAATTCCGCCTGCGCTGATGGAATTGGCCGAATTGAAGGCCAACATGGACGTGACGCTCACGGTGAAGGGCGACGCGATTGTGATTCGCAAGACGCCTCGCCGGTACTCGTTGGCGGAGTTGGTGAAGCAGGGCGATCGCAAAGCGAAGCGCGGCAGCCGCGAATGGGTGGATGCGCCGGCCGTTGGCAAGGAGCTGCTGTGA
- a CDS encoding lysozyme — protein sequence MLQEFGLSAAGLELIRSCEGLREVAYQDAAGVWTIGYGHTGADVRAGRHVSEFEAEALLRADVAATVRFVNKVVTVAIVQCQFDALVSFCYNVGRGSFERSSLLLALNRGDVRSAALGFGAWVRAGGKVLPGLVARRKAEAAMFRGMP from the coding sequence ATGTTGCAAGAGTTTGGGTTGAGCGCCGCGGGTCTGGAGCTCATTCGCAGTTGCGAGGGGTTACGCGAGGTCGCGTATCAGGATGCCGCGGGCGTTTGGACGATTGGGTACGGGCATACGGGCGCGGACGTGAGGGCCGGGCGGCACGTAAGCGAGTTCGAGGCCGAGGCGCTGCTGCGGGCGGATGTCGCCGCGACGGTGCGCTTCGTGAACAAGGTGGTGACGGTGGCAATCGTGCAGTGTCAGTTCGATGCGCTGGTGAGTTTTTGCTACAACGTAGGGCGTGGGAGCTTCGAGCGGTCGTCGCTGCTGCTGGCGTTGAACCGAGGCGATGTACGCAGCGCGGCGCTGGGGTTCGGAGCGTGGGTGCGTGCGGGTGGCAAGGTGTTGCCAGGGCTGGTGGCGCGGCGCAAGGCCGAGGCGGCGATGTTTCGTGGGATGCCGTAG
- the lpdA gene encoding dihydrolipoyl dehydrogenase, translating to MAETTTYDITVIGGGPAGYTCAIRAAQLGLKVALVEKTPMLGGTCLHVGCIPTKAMLFSAEVWDHLKHAESYGIDNVTAPKLNWQNVLTRKNGVISTHTKGLDYLMKKNKITVVRGHGRLAGPAKAGILTVDVTAADNKVSQVLSKKVVIATGSDARMLPGYQADDTILTNIEILSLASFPKSLVVIGSGAVGVEFASIFNSFGAEVSIIEALPRIVPVEDEDVSKELTRQFKKRKIEVNTGCKVEKIEKVKGGAKVTFTDASGKSVVKEAEKVLVAVGRAPRTADVGLDKTNIQLDRGFIPTNEWMETSEPGVFAVGDIVAGLPQLAHVGAMEGIVVASKAAGKYARAVRKDRVPGCTYCDPQIGSVGLTEAQAKEKGYQVKVGKFPFVGNSKATILDAHDGFVKVVSDAKYGEILGVHIIGPQATELISECVTAIELEATVEEMMFTIHAHPTLYEALLDGFSAVEGMAINV from the coding sequence TTGGCTGAAACCACGACTTACGACATCACTGTCATCGGCGGCGGACCCGCCGGATACACCTGCGCCATCCGCGCCGCGCAACTCGGCCTCAAGGTCGCCCTCGTTGAAAAGACGCCCATGCTCGGCGGCACCTGCCTCCACGTCGGCTGCATCCCTACCAAGGCCATGCTCTTCTCGGCCGAGGTCTGGGACCACCTGAAGCACGCCGAGAGCTACGGCATCGACAACGTCACCGCCCCCAAGCTCAACTGGCAGAACGTGCTCACCCGTAAGAACGGCGTCATCAGCACCCACACCAAGGGCCTCGACTACCTGATGAAGAAGAACAAGATCACCGTCGTCCGCGGACACGGTCGTCTTGCTGGCCCGGCCAAGGCTGGCATCCTCACCGTCGACGTGACCGCAGCGGACAACAAGGTCTCGCAGGTGCTCTCGAAGAAGGTCGTCATCGCCACCGGTTCGGACGCGCGCATGCTCCCCGGCTACCAGGCCGACGACACCATCCTCACCAACATCGAGATCCTCTCGCTCGCCAGCTTCCCGAAGTCGCTCGTCGTCATCGGTTCCGGCGCGGTCGGCGTCGAGTTCGCTTCCATCTTCAACAGCTTCGGCGCGGAGGTCTCCATCATCGAAGCCCTGCCGCGCATCGTACCCGTCGAAGATGAAGACGTCTCCAAGGAACTCACCCGCCAGTTCAAGAAGCGCAAGATCGAAGTGAACACCGGCTGCAAGGTCGAAAAGATCGAAAAGGTGAAGGGCGGCGCCAAGGTCACCTTCACTGACGCTTCCGGCAAGTCCGTCGTCAAGGAAGCCGAGAAGGTCCTCGTCGCCGTCGGCCGCGCACCGCGCACCGCCGATGTCGGCCTCGACAAGACCAACATCCAGCTCGACCGCGGCTTCATCCCCACCAACGAGTGGATGGAGACCTCTGAGCCGGGCGTCTTTGCCGTCGGCGACATCGTCGCTGGCCTGCCGCAGCTCGCCCACGTCGGCGCCATGGAAGGCATCGTCGTCGCCTCCAAGGCTGCCGGCAAGTACGCTCGTGCCGTCCGCAAGGACCGCGTCCCGGGCTGCACCTACTGCGACCCGCAGATCGGCTCCGTCGGCCTCACCGAAGCTCAGGCTAAGGAAAAGGGCTACCAGGTCAAGGTCGGCAAGTTCCCGTTCGTCGGCAACTCGAAGGCCACGATCCTCGACGCGCACGACGGTTTCGTCAAGGTAGTATCCGACGCGAAGTACGGCGAGATCCTCGGCGTCCACATCATCGGTCCGCAGGCCACCGAGCTCATCAGCGAGTGCGTCACCGCCATCGAGCTCGAAGCCACCGTCGAAGAGATGATGTTCACCATCCACGCCCACCCCACGCTCTACGAGGCGCTGCTCGACGGCTTCTCCGCAGTCGAAGGCATGGCGATCAACGTCTAA
- a CDS encoding histidine phosphatase family protein, with product MRVFFTRHAQSAANVGLSSDDFALIPLTEYGHAQAAALAAHWDVVPDLIIVSPFFRTRQTAQPTLDRFAHVPVEYWPVHEFTNLEPSRWNGSQPSERLPFVQQYWQQCDPAYCDGPGAESFSQLLGRAQAALDRLSQLPPDTEVLLFTHGFFLNAIRSLLRAPAASHAEHMLGFVPAFRQQTIANADRLEMTFTANAGWRIVEHHAGFIL from the coding sequence ATGAGAGTCTTCTTCACCCGCCACGCGCAGAGCGCGGCCAATGTCGGCCTCAGCTCCGACGACTTCGCGCTCATCCCCCTTACTGAGTACGGCCACGCCCAGGCCGCCGCGCTCGCAGCGCATTGGGACGTCGTCCCCGACCTCATCATCGTGTCGCCTTTCTTCCGCACACGCCAGACAGCGCAGCCCACACTCGACCGCTTCGCCCATGTCCCGGTTGAGTACTGGCCGGTACACGAGTTCACGAACCTTGAGCCGTCACGCTGGAACGGCAGCCAGCCGAGCGAGCGCCTACCCTTCGTGCAGCAATATTGGCAGCAATGCGACCCCGCCTACTGCGACGGTCCGGGCGCCGAAAGTTTTTCGCAGCTCCTCGGCCGCGCCCAGGCAGCTCTTGATCGCCTCAGTCAGCTTCCGCCGGACACCGAGGTCCTCCTCTTTACGCATGGCTTCTTCCTCAACGCGATCCGCTCGCTCCTGCGTGCTCCTGCGGCCTCACACGCCGAACACATGCTCGGCTTCGTCCCCGCCTTCCGCCAGCAGACCATCGCCAACGCCGACCGCCTCGAGATGACCTTCACCGCAAATGCAGGCTGGCGGATCGTCGAACACCACGCCGGCTTTATCCTGTAA
- the lipB gene encoding lipoyl(octanoyl) transferase LipB produces the protein MVIQLLQLGRISYTEGLRIMREVVDARKAGRIADTLLLLEHPPVLTLGRNSSRANILATDAALAQRGVEIHEINRGGDVTYHGPGQLVGYPIFDLRGDLPGKKGPHLGPVDFVRLMEEALIFTCKDFGIPAQRVPKRTGVWTVPGGSIREKKLAAIGVHVSQAVTSHGFALNVTTDLRDFNWIVPCGIADAGVTSVELEAPEDTPVSLALASNSIARNFGRVFDRQILAYETLDELLNANATPAAS, from the coding sequence ATGGTGATTCAGCTTCTCCAACTTGGCCGCATCTCTTACACCGAGGGCCTCCGCATCATGCGCGAGGTCGTCGACGCCCGCAAGGCCGGACGCATCGCCGATACCCTACTACTACTGGAGCATCCGCCGGTCCTGACGCTCGGCCGCAACTCCTCGCGCGCCAACATCCTCGCCACCGACGCAGCTCTCGCACAGCGAGGCGTCGAAATCCACGAGATCAACCGCGGCGGGGACGTCACCTATCACGGCCCCGGCCAGCTCGTCGGCTACCCCATCTTCGACCTCCGCGGCGACCTGCCCGGCAAAAAAGGCCCGCACCTCGGCCCCGTTGACTTCGTCCGCCTCATGGAAGAGGCCCTCATCTTCACCTGCAAGGACTTCGGCATCCCCGCGCAGCGCGTGCCCAAGCGCACCGGCGTCTGGACCGTCCCCGGCGGGAGCATCCGCGAAAAGAAGCTCGCCGCCATCGGCGTGCACGTCTCGCAGGCGGTCACCTCGCACGGCTTCGCGCTGAACGTCACCACCGACCTCCGCGACTTCAACTGGATCGTCCCTTGCGGCATCGCGGACGCAGGCGTCACCTCCGTCGAGCTCGAAGCTCCCGAGGACACCCCGGTCTCGCTCGCGCTCGCGTCCAACAGCATCGCCCGCAACTTCGGCCGCGTCTTCGACCGCCAGATTCTGGCCTACGAAACGCTCGATGAACTGCTCAACGCCAACGCTACGCCTGCAGCCTCGTAA